A DNA window from Capnocytophaga sp. ARDL2 contains the following coding sequences:
- a CDS encoding histidine kinase produces MRVLRAQMNPHFIFNSLNSINSYIIQHKTDDASKYLGVFFRLIRNILEGSKQKMIPLTQELQTIKMYLQLEAMCLEYAFDFELIVDEAIDTDEVQIPRLLIQPFAKNSI; encoded by the coding sequence ATGCGTGTGTTACGCGCTCAGATGAACCCCCATTTTATCTTCAATAGTCTCAATTCTATAAACAGCTATATCATCCAACACAAAACGGATGATGCAAGCAAATATTTGGGAGTTTTCTTTCGACTGATACGAAATATTTTAGAAGGAAGTAAGCAAAAAATGATTCCTCTAACGCAAGAATTACAAACGATAAAAATGTATTTGCAATTGGAAGCTATGTGTTTGGAATATGCTTTTGACTTTGAATTAATTGTTGACGAAGCTATAGATACCGATGAGGTACAAATTCCACGATTGCTCATACAACCATTTGCTAAAAACTCTATCTGA